In the Streptomyces coeruleoprunus genome, CGGGGCGCCGCTGCGTGAGCATGTCGCTGCACGTCGACCTGTCCTGGATCCTCGAAGTCGCCGAACGGGCCGGCCACCACGACCCCGCCGCCGACGACCTCGGCGTCGCCATGGCCGCCGTGGCCCGGCACCGCGCCGAACTCCTCGAGCACCCCGTCTACGGCGGCCCCTACGCACGGGCCGCCGCCCTCGTCCACACCCTCGGCCGCTGCCGCTGGCTGGAACGCTCCAACGTCACCGTGGCCTGCGCCACGGCCGTCATGTACCTCACCGCGAGCGGCATCCCCGTCGACCCCACGCGCGACCAGCTGGCCGCCCTCGCCCGGGAGCTGTACGACCCCCGCACGACCGCCGCCCGCATCGCCGCGACGCTGCGCTCCTGGCCGGTGAGCTAGGGCTCTCCGGGGCGCCGCGAACAGGGTTTCACCCACCCGTGTGCCGCGGTTCGCGCGGGGTTCTGTTCTCCGGACGGTTGTGGCTGCATACTGTTCCTCCTCGCACCGGTGCCGATAGGTTCACCTGCCCGTTTCACCATGTGGTGACGGGCCGGCCCAGAGCCCGGCGAGACCCCTCATCCCATCCCGTGCCGCGTGCCGTCGCGGGAGTCACCCCTGCTTGTGGAAGACCCGAGGTTCCGTGCCAGTACCCGTTGTCCTTGCCGGGCGCAGCGTGCGCCTGGAGCCGCTGGCCATGCGCCACGCCGAGGGCCTCGCATGGGCCGGCGCGCACGATCGCGCCGCCTACGCCTACACACCCGTGCCCGACGGACTGGAGGCGTCGTACGACTACATCGCGCGCGCCCTGTCCGATCAGGCCGCGGGCCGGTCGCTGCCGTTCGCCATGGTGAGCGCCTCCGACGGCCGTGTGGTCGGTTCGACACGCTTCCTGGAACTCGACTACTGGCGGGGCCCGCTGGTGTGGCCCCCGGTCACCGGGGCGCCCCACGGCGACCCCGTCACCGCCGTGCCGGACGCCGCCGAGATCGGCAACACCTGGATCTCCGCCGAGGGCCGGGGGACCGGGATCAACACCGAGGCGAAGCTGCTCATGCTCCGGCACGCCTTCGAGACCTGGGGCGTCCGCCGGATCTCCCTGCGGGCCGACGCCCGCAACGCCCGCTCCCGCGCCGCGATCGAACGGCTCGGCGCCACCTGCGAGGGCGTCCGCCGGGCCCACACCCGGGGCCTGGACGGCGTGGTGCGGGACACCGCGTTCTACTCGATCCTCGACGAGGAGTGGCCGGCCGTACGCGGCATCATCGAGCTGCGCATGTCCGCCGCCCGCGGCGTGGGCCTGCTGGACCGGCCGTTCCCCGGCGAGTACCAGGAACACGGCGGCGCGGGCGGCCAACTCCTCCTGACCTGACGCCCGCAGGGGGCCGCCTCCACCGGGGGCGGCCCGCCCTCCACCGGTCGGTTACGATCCGCCGATGAGCAGGATCGGGGAATACCTGCGGGTCACGCCGGACGAGCCGGCACGGATGGCCGACGACGCGGACTGGGCCTGGAACCTCTTCGAGGACATCCGCGAGGGCGAGGAGTTCCACGAACCGGGCCCCGCCCGGGCCCGCTACTTCACCACGGGCCGGGCGTGGGGCCTGATCGCCCACCTGCTGGACCGGCGCGGCGTCACGGTCGGTTTCAGCCGCGGCGAGGAACGCCTGGGCCCGGCGGACCAGCCGTACGGCCCGTCCGGCCACCTCGCCCCGCCCAGGGTCCGCGCCGCCGCGGAGGCGCTCGCCGCCCTGCCGTACGACGACCTCGTCGCCGCCGCCGACCACGCCACGATCACCGGGTCGGGACTGTGCCCCTTCGGCTGGGACGCACCCCGCACACTCGACCGGGGCCGTCTCCACTACGACGGCCTCGTGGAGTACCTCACCGCGGCGGCCGCCGAAGGCCTCGCCGAGGTCGTGTGGGCCGACTGTACGCCCGGGCCGACCGGGCCGGTCTCACCCCGACAGCAGCCGCAGCAGATCGGCGCAC is a window encoding:
- a CDS encoding fic family toxin-antitoxin system, toxin component produces the protein MSLHVDLSWILEVAERAGHHDPAADDLGVAMAAVARHRAELLEHPVYGGPYARAAALVHTLGRCRWLERSNVTVACATAVMYLTASGIPVDPTRDQLAALARELYDPRTTAARIAATLRSWPVS
- a CDS encoding DUF1877 family protein translates to MSRIGEYLRVTPDEPARMADDADWAWNLFEDIREGEEFHEPGPARARYFTTGRAWGLIAHLLDRRGVTVGFSRGEERLGPADQPYGPSGHLAPPRVRAAAEALAALPYDDLVAAADHATITGSGLCPFGWDAPRTLDRGRLHYDGLVEYLTAAAAEGLAEVVWADCTPGPTGPVSPRQQPQQIGARGRLVGALRDRLPHAPLVGPRLPQAGGAGRAAQVQEVRRERRRLVDALDDVVAVRHAPVPQGGAQAVAVHRAPPSGSPGRGSRGPAAT
- a CDS encoding GNAT family protein, with translation MPVPVVLAGRSVRLEPLAMRHAEGLAWAGAHDRAAYAYTPVPDGLEASYDYIARALSDQAAGRSLPFAMVSASDGRVVGSTRFLELDYWRGPLVWPPVTGAPHGDPVTAVPDAAEIGNTWISAEGRGTGINTEAKLLMLRHAFETWGVRRISLRADARNARSRAAIERLGATCEGVRRAHTRGLDGVVRDTAFYSILDEEWPAVRGIIELRMSAARGVGLLDRPFPGEYQEHGGAGGQLLLT